A genomic window from Anguilla rostrata isolate EN2019 chromosome 14, ASM1855537v3, whole genome shotgun sequence includes:
- the zgc:73226 gene encoding BCL2/adenovirus E1B 19 kDa protein-interacting protein 3, producing MSLSGSQSPEDGLHGSWVELEGVSALIGCRESVAGPQGTTSPLLQGELERILLEAQLECERTSHTDSPPQQGTPRSAGSPQPASEGSSSTDCITIQSDEGERRTSAEWVWAWSSRPENLPPKEFVFQHPKQTSSLSVRKSEVMKRKLFSSDALLVLIPSLVASHLLTLGLGIYIGKRLAASSASTL from the exons ATGTCACTTTCCGGCTCCCAGTCACCAGAAGACGGCTTGCACG GCTCGTGGGTGGAGCTGGAGGGTGTTTCGGCACTGATAGGCTGCAGGGAGAGCGTGGCAGGACCACAGGGCACTACCTCCCCcctcctgcagggggagctAGAGAGAATCCTCCTGGAGGCACAGCTGGAGTGTGAGAGGACAAGCCACACAGACAG CCCTCCCCAGCAGGGTACCCCGCGGTCAGCAGGCTCACCTCAGCCAGCGAGTGAGggaagcagcagcacagactgcATTACCatacag TCGGACGAGGGCGAGAGACGGACAAGCGCAGAGTGGGTGTGGGCCTGGTCCAGTCGTCCTGAGAACCTACCGCCAAA GGAGTTCGTCTTTCAGCACCCCAAGCAGACGAGCTCTCTCAGCGTGAGGAAGAGTGAGGTGATGAAGAGGAAGCTCTTCTCCTCCGACGCGCTTCTCGTCCTAATCCCCTCCCTTGTGGCTTCACACCTGCTCACGCTGGGGTTAGG gATTTACATCGGCAAGCGTTTGGCTGCCTCCTCCGCCAGCAcgctgtga